The nucleotide sequence GGCCGCACGCAGCAGCAGGCGCGTCCAGGACCGCCCGGCCAGCCAGAACAGCAGCCCCACCGCGGCGACCACGGCGCCGAAGGGCGAGCGGACCAGGTCCCACGGGGAGGTGCCGAGCAGCCACGCGAGGCCGAGGCCGCCCAGGGGCAGCCACTGCAGCAGTCGGGACGTCGCGCCCGGCCCCGCCGCGGCCGAGCGGCGGGCCCGGGCCGCGTCCACGTCCGCCTCGAGACTGTGGGCCAGCCGCCGGGCCACGGCTGCGGGAGCGGCACCCGCCCGGGCCCCGGCCGCGAGCGCCGCGTCGACCAGCGCCCAGCCCGGGTCCCGTGCGGGGGTCCGCCAGGGCAGGGTCCCGCCGCGGCGCGCCGCCTCCCCGGTCGGCGCATGCGACGCCGGCACATCCCAGGCCAGCGCCTCGGCCCGGCGTCGGGCGTGGTGATGGGCACAGCATGCGGTCCCCACCTCGCCCGGGTCCGACCCGCAGGCGGGCAGGGTGCACGCGGTCTCCCGCCAGGCCTGCTCCTCGGTCAGGCCGGCCGAGACGAGGGCGGCCCAGCGGCGCAGGACGCCGACGAGCACCTCCGTCTCCTCCTCCGGCCTCGCCCGCCCCGCCCGCCAGGGCGGCAGCGCCACGGCACGCCCAGCGCGCGACCGTCGTGCCTGCCCGGCTGCCGTCGTCGTGCTCACCGGCCGCTCCGCCCCGCCAGCCGGGCTGCGAACGCGGGCACGCCGGGTCCCTCGACGGTCCGCCCACCCGCCGCCTCCGTCCCGGGCCGCCACGTGAGGGCGGGCAGCAGGGCGAACCCGTCGGCGCGCGGGTCCGGGACGGCGAGTTCGACTGGATGCCGCCCGTGGCCGTCGCGGGCGACGTGCAGCACGGCGTCCACGCCGGCGCGGGCCTGCGCGGCCACCGTCTCGGGCCGCCAGCTGGCCAGGGAGGCCATGGCCGTCAGCCGGGCGGGCACCTCGGCGGCGGCGTTGGCGTGCAGGGTGCCCCACGCGCCCTGGTGTCCCGTGTTCAGGGCGGTGAGGACGTCGGCCACCTCGGCGCCGCGGCACTCGCCGACCACGAGCCGGTCCGGCCGCATCCGCAGCGCGTGGCGGACGAGCTCGGCCAGTCCGACCTCGCCGGCGCCCTCCGCGTTGGCGGCGCGGCACTGCAGGGCGACCACGTGCGGGTGATCGGGCGCGGCCTCGGCCGTGTCCTCCACGACGACGATCCGTTCGTCCCCCGGCACCCGGCCGAGGGCCGCGGAGAGCAGCGTGGTCTTGCCCGCCCCGGTCGCGCCGCTGACCAGGACGGTGGCACGGTCGCGCACGAGCGCCTCGAGGGCGTCGGCCCAGAGGGCGCCGTCCGGCCAGCCGTCGGCCAGCGCGGTCAGCGACGGCGTCGTCGCGGCCGGGATCCGCAGGCTCAGCAAGGTGCCGCCGCCGCTGACCGGGGGCAGGACCGCGTGGACGCGCACGCCGCCCACGCGGGCGTCGGCCAGCGGCACCGCCGCGTCGAGGCGCCGGCCGGCCCGGTGCAGCAGCCGCACCGCGAGCGCCCGGGCGGTCTCGGGGTCGAGCCGACCGGGGCGGCGGACGAGGCCCTCGTCCCCGTCGGTCCACACCGCGCCCGCGCCGTCCACGAGCACGTCGGTCACGCCCGGGGTGCGCACCCAGGGTGCGAGCGGGCCGAAGCCGTCGAGCTCATCGACCAGCGCCGCCACGCGCGGGTCGTCGATCGGCGCGTCGAGGGCCTCGGCGATCAGCGGGACCAGCGGCGGCTCCGCCCCGTCTGCGGCCGACGCACGGGCCTCGGCCACGCGCCGGCGCACGACGGCGGCGTCCAGCCCGCCGGGGCCCGCTGCGGGTGCGGCCAGCGGCGGCGCGGCGACCTGCGTGCGTTCCGGCTCGGCCGGGTCAGTGCGGGGCCACGGGAACCGTCGGCTGCCCTCGGGCGGGGCGGGGCGGCGGCGGCGGCCCCGGGGCGGGCGGGCCGGGGCGGCGGGGACGAACGGGCGCATGGCGGGCCTCCTGCGGGTCGGGGCGGCGGCCGCGGTCCGCGGCCGCCGGCCCGTCCAGTCCACCGTCCCGCCCGGGCGCCTGCGCCCCCGGCCCCGCCGCTGGGGACACGGGCCCGCCCTCCGGCGCCTGTGCAGGAGCGGACGGCGGCGCGCAGCCGTCAGCCGCGCAGGATCCGGTGGGTCCGCGCGTCACGCACGCGGGAGTCGTCCCACGGCACGTCCCAGCCCAGCAGTGCCAGCACACGGTCCAGCAGCGCCGCCGTGAACCCCCACACCAGGCGCTCGCCCACGAGAAAGCCCGGCGTCTCGCCGCGTCGCCCGCCGGGCCGGGCCACGCGGCACCGGTTCGCGGGGTCCACCAGGTCCGCGACCGGCATCCGGAACACGGCCGCGGCCTCGGCCTGGTCGACCACCGCCACGCGACTGGGGTCCCGCCACCACCCGAGCACCGGGTGCACCACGTTCCCGGAGACCACCACCGGCACCGCCGGCAGCACGCCCAGGACCTCCACGCCGGCCGGGTCCAAGCCGGTCTCCTCCTGCGCCTCGCGCAGGGCCGTGGCCACGACGTCGGCGTCCTCGGGGTCGACGCGACCGCCGGGGAACGCGATCTGCCCTGCGTGCTGGCGCAGGGTGGCGGCGCGCTGGGTCAGCAGCACGTCCACGTGCGGGTGCACGCGCTCGGCGTCGTGACGGGCGGGGACGTCGTCGAGGGCGCCGAACAGGATCAGCACGGCGGAGGGGCGCGGATCGCCGGACCGGGGCCAGTCGAAGCCCCACATCGGCACGGCCTCGGGCGGGATTGTGGTGAGCGAGGCCGGGTCGTGGTGACCGGGCGCGTCCGCAGGGGCCGCGCCCCACCGCGCCACGAGCTCCGCCAGCTGGTCCCGCGCACCCGCCAGGGACGCGTCGGACGTCCCGACGGCGTCGCGGGAGGTCGGGCGGGGGCTCGCGGGGGTCTCAGACATGGCCCCCACGCTAGCCGCCGGTCGTAGCCTCGGGACATGACGGCTCCCCTGACCTCGCCCCCGGCGGCCACCGCGTCCCCGGATCCGGTGGACGTCGCGGTGATCGGCGCCGGCCAGGCCGGACTGGCGGCCGGGTACTTCCTGGCGCGGGCCGCGCGGGACGTCGGCCGCGGACGCCGGCCGGGCCCGCCGCCGTCGTTCGTCCTGCTCGACGCGTCCGCCCGGCCCGGCGGCGCGTGGCCGCACCACTGGGACTCCCTGCGCCTGTTCTCCCCCGCCGAGCACTCCTCCCTGCCGGGCCGACCCATGCCGCCGTCGCCCGGCCCCGGCACCCCGGACGCCGGGCACGTCGTCGCGTACCTGGCCGACTACGAGGACCGCTACGGGCTGCCGGTGCGCCGGGGCGTGCGTGTCGCGGAGGTGACGCACGACGCCGCCGCGTCCCCTCCGTTCACCCTGCAGCTCGAGGACGGCACGGCCCTGGGCGCCCGCGCGGTGGTCTCCGCCACCGGCTCGTTCACCCGCCCGTTCATGCCGGCCCTCCCGGGCGTCGACCACTTCGGCGGCACGCAGCGGCATTCCGCCGCGTACCGCTCCCCCGACGCGTTCACCGGGCGGCACGTCCTCGTGGTGGGCGGCGGCAACTCGGGCGCCCAGATCGCGGCGGACCTGCTGCTGGCGGGTGTCGCCACCACGTGGGCCACCCGGCGTCCGCCCCGGTTCATGCCGGACGACGTGGACGGGCGGGTGCTCTTCGATCGGGCCTCGGCGCGCGTGCTGGGCCGCTCCGAGGCGCGCGTGGGCGACCTCGGGGACATCGTCATGGTGCCCTCGGTGATCCGCGCCCGCGACGGGGCCGGGCTCCACGCGGTCCCCGCGCCCACCGCGCTCACGCCGGACGGCGTCCGCTGGGACCACGACGCCGGCGCGAGCCACGGCTGGCCCGCCGCCAACCGCGCCGCGGCCCGGGTGCGCGGCGCCGAGCACCCGGTGGACGACATCGTCTGGTGCACGGGCTTCCGGGCGGACCTGCGCCATCTGCGGGGCCTCGAGCTGACCCGCCACCCCTCCGGGGCGCCGGCGACGGAGCGTGCACTGCCGACCGCCTCGGTGGACGTGCCGGGGCTGCACCTGCTCGGCTACGACGACTGGTGCGGGGCCGCCTCGGCCACGCTCGCGGGCGTGGGGGCTCACGCGCGCCGGGCGGTCGCCGCGATCCTCGCGGGTCTCACCGAAGGCTGAGCGGGCAGGCCGGGCGCTCAGGCCTCCAGCCCGTGGCCGAGGGCGCGCAGCTCCCGGCGCGTCCGCCCCGCGCGCAGGAGCTCGAGCAGCTCCTCCCGGCCGGGCTTGAGCTCGTAGGCCAGCAGGGCGCGCGCCCGCTCGGGGTCGGTCTCCCCCGCGCCGTAGGACGGGCACCAGCGGGCGATCGGGCACGCCCCGCACGCCGGGCGGCGCGCGTGGCACACGCGGCGGCCGTGGAAGATCAGCCGGTGGGAGAGCATCGTCCAGTCCCGGCGGGGGAACAGGGCGCCCACGGCGTGCTCGACCTTCACCGGGTCGGTCTCGTCCGTGAACCCCAGGCGCCGGGCGAGCCGGCCGAAGTGCGTGTCCACGGTGATCCCGGGCTGGCCGAAGGCGTTGCCGAGCACCACGAACGCGGTCTTGCGGCCCACCCCGGGCAGCGCCACGAGGTCCTCGAGACGGGCGGGGACCTCGCCGTCGTGCCGGCCCACGAGCTCCTGGGACAGCCGCAGGATCGCGGAGGCCTTGTTCCGGTAGAACCCCGTGGAGCGCACGAGCTCCTGCAGCTCGGGCTCGGTGGCCGCGGCCATCGCGTGGGCATCCGGGAAGCGGGCGAACAGCGCCGGCGTGGCTGCGTTGACCCGCACGTCGGTGGTCTGGGCGGACAGCACCGTGGCCACGAGCAGCTCGAACGGCGTCTCGAAGTCCAGCTCGGCGACGGCGTACGGGTACGTCTCGGCCAGGATCCGGTCGATCCGCCGCGCCCGGCGCACCAGGGCCAGCCGGGTCTCCCCGGTCGGCGTGCCCGTCGACTCCGTCTCCATCCGCGTGTCCTCCCGCCCTCGTGCGATCCGCTCAGGTCCGACCATCCTAGGGAGCGGGGCGCATGCCGACGTCCACACCGGGTCCGGCCCCCGCTTCCGGGCGCGATGCGACACACAGGACCCGAGGATTTGTGGCGACGACGCCGCGCGCGGCATGCTGAGGCGGGAGACTAGTGTGGGACGCGTCACATCCGCGCCACGCACCGACCGCACCACCCCGAAAGGACCCCGTCGATGGACGAGCAGATCCCCACGTTCCCGCCCCCGGCCGAGTTCGCCGCCCAGGCGGTGGCCGGAGCCGACCTGTACGAGGAGGCCGCCGAGGACCGCCTGGCCTACTGGGCCCGCCGCGCCCGCGAGATCCTGCACTGGGAGCAGGACTTCACCGACGTCCTGGACTGGTCCGACGCGCCCTTCGCGAAGTGGTTCGTCGGCGGCACCACCAACGCCGCGTACAACGCCCTGGACCGCCACGTCGAGGCCGGCCACGGCGACCGCGTGGCCATCCACTTCGAGGGCGAGCCCGGCGACACCCGGACCTACACCTACGCCGACCTGGCCGCCGAGGTCCGGCGCGCCGCCAACGCGTTCGAGTCCCTCGGCGTGGCCAAGGGCGACCGCGTGGCCGTCTACCTGCCGATGATCCCCGAGGCCGTCATCACGATGCTCGCGTGCGCGCGCATCGGCGCGGTCCACTCCGTGGTGTTCGGCGGCTTCTCCTCCGACGCCCTGCGCTCCCGCGTGGACGACGCCGAGGCCAAGCTCGTCGTCACGGCGGACGGCTCCTTCCGCCGCGGCAAGCCCTCCATGCTCAAGCCCGCCGTGGACCAGGCCCTCTCCGCGCCGGGCCACACCGCCGAGCACGTGCTCGTGGTCCGCCGCAACGAGGCCGAGGTCGAGATGACCGAGGGCCGCGACCTGTGGTGGCACGACGTCGTGGACGGCCAGTCCGACGAACACGAGCTCGTGTGGCACGACGCCGAGCACCCGCTCTACATCCTGTACACCTCCGGCACCACCGGGAAGCCGAAGGGCATCCTGCACACCACCGGCGGCTACCTCGTGCAGGCCGCGGCCACCCACCACGACACCTTCGACCTGCACCCGGAGTCGGACGTCTTCTGGTGCACCGCCGACGTCGGCTGGGTCACCGGGCACTCCTACGTCGCCTACGCGCCGCTGGTCAACGGCGCCACCCAGGTGATCTACGAGGGCACCCCGGACTCCCCGCACCAGGGCCGCTGGTGGGAGATCGTGCAGAAGTACGGCGTGAGCATCCTCTACACGGCGCCGACGGCGATCCGCACGTTCATGAAGTGGGGCCGGCACATCCCGGACGAGTACGACCTCTCCAGCCTGCGCGTGCTCGGCTCCGTGGGCGAGGCCATCAACCCGGAGGCCTGGCGCTGGTACCACGAGGTCATCGGCGCCGGCCGCTGCCCCATCGTGGACACCTGGTGGCAGACCGAGACGGGCGCCCACATGCTCACCCCGCTGCCCGGCGTGACCACCCTCAAGCCCGGTTCCGCCCAGAGGCCGGTGCCCGGCGTCGTGCTGGAGGTCGTGGACGAGCTCGGCGAGCCCATGACGGACACGAGCGCGGGCTTCCTCGTGGTGCGCGAGCCGTGGCCGGCCATGCTGCGCGGCATCTGGGGCGACCGGGAGCGCTTCAAGGAGACCTACTGGTCCCGCTTCCCCGGCATGTACTTCGCCGGCGACGGCGCCCGCTACGACGAGGACGGCGACATCTGGCTGCTGGGCCGCGTGGACGACGTCATGAACGTCTCCGGCCACCGCCTGTCCACCACCGAGATCGAGTCCTCCCTCGTGGCGCACCCGTCCGTGGCCGAGTCCGCGGTGGTCGGTGCGAAGGACGAGACCACGGGTGAGGCGGTCGTCGCGTTCGTCCTGCTCACCGCGGTCGCCGTCGCGGCCGACCGCGACGTCGCCGAGGTCGAGGAGGAGCTGCGGCAGCACGTGGGCAAGGACATCGGCCCCATCGCCAAGCCCAAGCGCGTGCTCGTGGTCCCCGAGCTGCCCAAGACGCGCTCCGGCAAGATCATGCGCCGTCTGCTCAAGGACGTGGCCGAGGGCCGCGACCCGGGCGACTCCACCACGCTGGCCGACCCCACGGTCATGCAGCGCATCGTGGAGACGCTCGCCCCGAAGGCCTGAGCCGGCACGACGACGCCGCCCCCGGTCCGCACGCTGCGTGCGGTCCGGGGCGGCGTCGTCGGTGGGCGGGCCCGGCTCAGGCGCGGGCGGCCGCGTCCCGGCGGACCAGCTCCACGGCCTCGTCGGGCGTGTAGCCGAGGCGCTCGAGCAGGGTGTCGAGACAGCGGCGCACCGCCTGGTGCGCGGCGTCCGCGCGGGCGTCGGCCGAGGCGGCCACGAACGTGCCCGCGCGCCCCCGGGTGCGGATGGTGCCGTGCGCCTCGAGCTCCTTGTAGGCCCGGGCCACGGTGCCCGGTGCCACGCCGAGCTCGGCGGCGAGCGCGCGCACGGGCGGCAGTCGGTCCCCGCGGGCGAGGGATCCGGAGGCGACGCCGGCCAGGACCGCATCCACGATCTGCCGGTAGGGCGGGGCCGACAGGCTCCCGTCCACCGCCACGACCGGCAGGGAGGCGGAGACCACGCCCGCGGCCCCGCCGGCGACCGGGGCCGCGGACGGGGCCGCCGCGGACGGACCGGGGGCCCTCATCGTCTCACCGGTGCTGCGCGTCGAGACGGCCATCCTCGCGCTCCCACACGGCGGGGGCCAGTTCGTCCTCGATGGCGAGATCGCCCGAGGAGTCGTCCGGGTGGCGGAGCAGGTGGATGGCGGAGACCGCGAGGCCGCCCCACACCAGGAGGATGGCCAGGGACATCATGACGATCGCTGCGGTGCTCATCGGTCAGAGCTCCTTCCGGGTGGCGGCCGCGGGCACCACCGGCAGGGCGCCGGTGGGGACGGTGCCCTCGGGCACGGCGTTGTGCGGGATGAGGTCGCCGTGGATCTCGCTGTCCAGGTCCTCCGCGTAGAGGTTGGACTTGCGGGACCACGGGATCAGGGAGAGCAGGACGGCCAGGGCGACGGAGCCGAGCGCGATGCCCCAGCCGAAGACGCCGAGGAAGTCGCCCGGGTAGCCCTCATAGCCCTCCGCGATCACCTTCATGATCCAGGAGAGCCAGATGTAGGCGAGCACGATCGGCATGAGCACGCCGATCAGCAGCACGTACCCGCGGCCGACCTTGAAGGAGGAGACGGCGTTGAGGTGCGCCGTGATGCGGCGGGCCGAGCCCAGTGCGCCGGTGACCAGGAGCACCGACAGGAGCGCCGCGCCCACGATGCCGAAGTTGTTGGCGAACGCGTCCATGGTGTCGAGCATCTGCAGGCCCGTGGTGGTGGAGAACAGGGCGAGGGAGACCACCCCGGACAGGCCGATCACGACGATCGTGGCCGTCCAGCGGCCCCAGCCGAGCTTGTCCTTCACGGCGGAGATGACGACCTCGAGGATCGAGATCAGCGAGGTGAAGCCGGCGACCACGAGCGAGCCGAAGAACAGCACGCCGATCAGGGCGCCGAGCGGGGCCTGCGAGATCAGGGTGGGGAAGGCGATGAACGCCAGGCCGATGCCGCTGCCGGCCACCTCGGACACGGACACGCCGGAGGCCTGCGCCATGAAGCCCAGGGCGGAGAACACGCCGATGCCGGCCAGGATCTCGAAGCCCGAGTTGGAGAAGCCGACGACCAGGCCGGAGCCGGTGAGGTTCGTGCGGCGGTTGAGGTAGGAGGCGTAGGTGATCATGATGCCGAAGCCGACGGACAGCGAGAAGAAGATCTGGCCGTAGGCGGCGATCCAGACGCCGGGGTCCGCGAGCGCGGCCCAGTTCGGCGTGAACAGGGCGTCCAGGCCCTGGGCGGCGCCCGGCAGGGTGAGGGCGATGCCGACGAGGATCAGGAACATCACGATGAGCAGCGGGATGCCGACCATCGAGGCCAGGGCCACGCCCCGGCGCACGCCGAAGCCCATGATGAGCAGCGTGATCACCCAGACGGCGAGCATGGGCCAGAAGACGCCCGAGACGAAGTCGAAGGACGGGGACGGGTCGTCGGCGACCCGCAGGTAGTCGCCCATGAGGAAGGTCTCCGGGTCCTCGCCCCACCGCTGGTCCACGGAGAACCAGGTGTACATGATCGCCCAGCCGATGATCGCGGCGTAGTAGATCCCGATGACGACGCAGATGAGCACCTGCCACCAGCCGACGGCCTCGGTCCACCGGGACAGGCGCCGGAACGCCAGAGGCGCGGAGCCGCGGAAGCGGTGGCCGATCGCGTAGTCGAAGAACAGCAGCGGGATGCCCGCCGTGAGCAGCGCGATCAGGTAGGGGATGACGAACGCGCCGCCGCCGTTCTCATAGGCGACGTAGGGGAAGCGCCAGATGTTGCCGAGGCCCACGGCGGAGCCGATGGCCGCCAGGATGAAGGCCCACCGGCCGGTGAACTCCTCCCGGGTGCGCTTCGGCGCCGTGGCGGGCGCGGAGACGGTGCTGGACATGCAGGACCTCCGAGGGTCGGGGAAACTCGAGTGTGACGGATGCCACAATAGTCGACGCGGGCCGTTACCGGACAGTCCGGTCCGGAATGCGGGCGTCAGGCGCGTGGCGCGGCGCCGGCTCAGCCGCCCGGGACGCAGTCCCCCGAGGGGACCGTGGCTGTCATCCCCGGGGCCGCGGCGACGACGGGGGCGATGGTGTCCGCCGTCAGGGCGTAGCCGACGGCGTCCGAGCCCGGGGCCCGGGCGAACACCAGACCGGCCAGGTTCCCGGCGGCGTCCACCACCGGGCCGCCCGAGTAGCCGTGGCGGATGTCCGCCGCGAGGGTGTAGACGTCCACCATGCTCGCGGCACCGGTCAGGACGTCGCCGAGCGGCACCTCGCCGACGGCCTGCACGGTCGCGGGGGTGGAGGCGAGCGGGCCGCCGTCGGGGTACCCCAGGACGGAGGCCGACGCGCCGCCCGTCAGCTCGGCCCCGACCGGCATGACGGGCAGGTCCGCGTCGTCGACCGCCAGGACGGCGAGGTCGTGCGCCGTGTCCAGGTGGACGACCCGCGCCGCGTGCACGCCGCGGGCGCGGTCCGTCACGGTGGGGGCGTCCACGCCGAGGACCACGTGCGCGTTCGTGAGCACGCGGTCCGGGGCCACGGCCACGCCCGAGCCGCTCTGCACCTGGTTGCACTGCGCGGCCGTCCCGGTCAGCCGGACGACGGCGGCCGACGCCGAGGAGGCGGCGGGAGTCGAGGGGGCGGCCGTCGACGTCGACGAGGCGGGGGCGGTCGTCGTGGCCGACGGCGGGGCGGACGGGGAGGAGGCGGCCGAGGGCAGACCCGGCGTCGCGGCCGGGGCCGGAGCGGCGCGGACGCCGTCGTCGGTCTCCGGGACGGGGGCGGGCAGCTCGAGCTCCGGCAGCACGTCCAGGTCGGCGACGGCGGAACGCGAGCGGGCAGCCCAGGCCAGGAGCGAGTCGGGCATCACGGTGTCCAGCGCTGCGATCACCCGCGAGCGGGTCACCTCACGGGTGACCGCGGTGGAGCCGGAGGCCGCGATGGAGAACGCCACGAGCCAGAGGACGAGGGCGCCCGCGAGACCGGTGGCGAGCGCGCCGAGCAGGCGGTCGACGAGTCGCAGCGCCGGCAGGTTCACGCGCAGCCGGATCGCCTCGCCGATGGCGGCGCCCACGTACTGGCCCGCCGCCACGAGCAGGACGAGGGTGGCGATCAGCGCGGCCCACCGCCACTGCGGCGCGGTGACGAACTTCGCCACCTCAGGCAGGGCGTAGAACGCGATCGCAGCGCCGCCGACCAGGCCGACGAGGTTGCCCAGCACCACCCACAGGCCGCGACG is from Micrococcus luteus NCTC 2665 and encodes:
- a CDS encoding CpaF family protein, translated to MRPFVPAAPARPPRGRRRRPAPPEGSRRFPWPRTDPAEPERTQVAAPPLAAPAAGPGGLDAAVVRRRVAEARASAADGAEPPLVPLIAEALDAPIDDPRVAALVDELDGFGPLAPWVRTPGVTDVLVDGAGAVWTDGDEGLVRRPGRLDPETARALAVRLLHRAGRRLDAAVPLADARVGGVRVHAVLPPVSGGGTLLSLRIPAATTPSLTALADGWPDGALWADALEALVRDRATVLVSGATGAGKTTLLSAALGRVPGDERIVVVEDTAEAAPDHPHVVALQCRAANAEGAGEVGLAELVRHALRMRPDRLVVGECRGAEVADVLTALNTGHQGAWGTLHANAAAEVPARLTAMASLASWRPETVAAQARAGVDAVLHVARDGHGRHPVELAVPDPRADGFALLPALTWRPGTEAAGGRTVEGPGVPAFAARLAGRSGR
- a CDS encoding GntR family transcriptional regulator, whose protein sequence is MAVSTRSTGETMRAPGPSAAAPSAAPVAGGAAGVVSASLPVVAVDGSLSAPPYRQIVDAVLAGVASGSLARGDRLPPVRALAAELGVAPGTVARAYKELEAHGTIRTRGRAGTFVAASADARADAAHQAVRRCLDTLLERLGYTPDEAVELVRRDAAARA
- a CDS encoding NAD(P)-binding domain-containing protein — its product is MTAPLTSPPAATASPDPVDVAVIGAGQAGLAAGYFLARAARDVGRGRRPGPPPSFVLLDASARPGGAWPHHWDSLRLFSPAEHSSLPGRPMPPSPGPGTPDAGHVVAYLADYEDRYGLPVRRGVRVAEVTHDAAASPPFTLQLEDGTALGARAVVSATGSFTRPFMPALPGVDHFGGTQRHSAAYRSPDAFTGRHVLVVGGGNSGAQIAADLLLAGVATTWATRRPPRFMPDDVDGRVLFDRASARVLGRSEARVGDLGDIVMVPSVIRARDGAGLHAVPAPTALTPDGVRWDHDAGASHGWPAANRAAARVRGAEHPVDDIVWCTGFRADLRHLRGLELTRHPSGAPATERALPTASVDVPGLHLLGYDDWCGAASATLAGVGAHARRAVAAILAGLTEG
- the nth gene encoding endonuclease III: METESTGTPTGETRLALVRRARRIDRILAETYPYAVAELDFETPFELLVATVLSAQTTDVRVNAATPALFARFPDAHAMAAATEPELQELVRSTGFYRNKASAILRLSQELVGRHDGEVPARLEDLVALPGVGRKTAFVVLGNAFGQPGITVDTHFGRLARRLGFTDETDPVKVEHAVGALFPRRDWTMLSHRLIFHGRRVCHARRPACGACPIARWCPSYGAGETDPERARALLAYELKPGREELLELLRAGRTRRELRALGHGLEA
- a CDS encoding MarP family serine protease, encoding MPLGLTWLDVLLIVALAMLLVQGHRRGLWVVLGNLVGLVGGAAIAFYALPEVAKFVTAPQWRWAALIATLVLLVAAGQYVGAAIGEAIRLRVNLPALRLVDRLLGALATGLAGALVLWLVAFSIAASGSTAVTREVTRSRVIAALDTVMPDSLLAWAARSRSAVADLDVLPELELPAPVPETDDGVRAAPAPAATPGLPSAASSPSAPPSATTTAPASSTSTAAPSTPAASSASAAVVRLTGTAAQCNQVQSGSGVAVAPDRVLTNAHVVLGVDAPTVTDRARGVHAARVVHLDTAHDLAVLAVDDADLPVMPVGAELTGGASASVLGYPDGGPLASTPATVQAVGEVPLGDVLTGAASMVDVYTLAADIRHGYSGGPVVDAAGNLAGLVFARAPGSDAVGYALTADTIAPVVAAAPGMTATVPSGDCVPGG
- a CDS encoding type II secretion system F family protein, with amino-acid sequence MLVGVLRRWAALVSAGLTEEQAWRETACTLPACGSDPGEVGTACCAHHHARRRAEALAWDVPASHAPTGEAARRGGTLPWRTPARDPGWALVDAALAAGARAGAAPAAVARRLAHSLEADVDAARARRSAAAGPGATSRLLQWLPLGGLGLAWLLGTSPWDLVRSPFGAVVAAVGLLFWLAGRSWTRLLLRAAAREPAAVGAAVVLDVLAALLSAGRSLPAALDDLGRTLPGARGLRATAALLLWGRDWDEAWAGLDTDPVWIETAARLRPLHRSGMAGARTLAETAAAVRQQTRRADERAAEELAVCLVMPLGLCLLPAFVCWGVVPVVMALLRAGPG
- a CDS encoding sodium-dependent transporter, giving the protein MSSTVSAPATAPKRTREEFTGRWAFILAAIGSAVGLGNIWRFPYVAYENGGGAFVIPYLIALLTAGIPLLFFDYAIGHRFRGSAPLAFRRLSRWTEAVGWWQVLICVVIGIYYAAIIGWAIMYTWFSVDQRWGEDPETFLMGDYLRVADDPSPSFDFVSGVFWPMLAVWVITLLIMGFGVRRGVALASMVGIPLLIVMFLILVGIALTLPGAAQGLDALFTPNWAALADPGVWIAAYGQIFFSLSVGFGIMITYASYLNRRTNLTGSGLVVGFSNSGFEILAGIGVFSALGFMAQASGVSVSEVAGSGIGLAFIAFPTLISQAPLGALIGVLFFGSLVVAGFTSLISILEVVISAVKDKLGWGRWTATIVVIGLSGVVSLALFSTTTGLQMLDTMDAFANNFGIVGAALLSVLLVTGALGSARRITAHLNAVSSFKVGRGYVLLIGVLMPIVLAYIWLSWIMKVIAEGYEGYPGDFLGVFGWGIALGSVALAVLLSLIPWSRKSNLYAEDLDSEIHGDLIPHNAVPEGTVPTGALPVVPAAATRKEL
- a CDS encoding methionine/alanine import family NSS transporter small subunit, which codes for MSTAAIVMMSLAILLVWGGLAVSAIHLLRHPDDSSGDLAIEDELAPAVWEREDGRLDAQHR
- the acs gene encoding acetate--CoA ligase, with the translated sequence MDEQIPTFPPPAEFAAQAVAGADLYEEAAEDRLAYWARRAREILHWEQDFTDVLDWSDAPFAKWFVGGTTNAAYNALDRHVEAGHGDRVAIHFEGEPGDTRTYTYADLAAEVRRAANAFESLGVAKGDRVAVYLPMIPEAVITMLACARIGAVHSVVFGGFSSDALRSRVDDAEAKLVVTADGSFRRGKPSMLKPAVDQALSAPGHTAEHVLVVRRNEAEVEMTEGRDLWWHDVVDGQSDEHELVWHDAEHPLYILYTSGTTGKPKGILHTTGGYLVQAAATHHDTFDLHPESDVFWCTADVGWVTGHSYVAYAPLVNGATQVIYEGTPDSPHQGRWWEIVQKYGVSILYTAPTAIRTFMKWGRHIPDEYDLSSLRVLGSVGEAINPEAWRWYHEVIGAGRCPIVDTWWQTETGAHMLTPLPGVTTLKPGSAQRPVPGVVLEVVDELGEPMTDTSAGFLVVREPWPAMLRGIWGDRERFKETYWSRFPGMYFAGDGARYDEDGDIWLLGRVDDVMNVSGHRLSTTEIESSLVAHPSVAESAVVGAKDETTGEAVVAFVLLTAVAVAADRDVAEVEEELRQHVGKDIGPIAKPKRVLVVPELPKTRSGKIMRRLLKDVAEGRDPGDSTTLADPTVMQRIVETLAPKA
- a CDS encoding NUDIX hydrolase, giving the protein MSETPASPRPTSRDAVGTSDASLAGARDQLAELVARWGAAPADAPGHHDPASLTTIPPEAVPMWGFDWPRSGDPRPSAVLILFGALDDVPARHDAERVHPHVDVLLTQRAATLRQHAGQIAFPGGRVDPEDADVVATALREAQEETGLDPAGVEVLGVLPAVPVVVSGNVVHPVLGWWRDPSRVAVVDQAEAAAVFRMPVADLVDPANRCRVARPGGRRGETPGFLVGERLVWGFTAALLDRVLALLGWDVPWDDSRVRDARTHRILRG